In Falco cherrug isolate bFalChe1 chromosome 5, bFalChe1.pri, whole genome shotgun sequence, one DNA window encodes the following:
- the SLC35E3 gene encoding solute carrier family 35 member E3: MGWLPTQGRLAAGLLVNLAASICIVFLNKWLYVRLGFPNLSLTLVHFAITWLGLYLCQALGAFSPKSLQPAQVLPLALSFCGFVVFTNLSLQSNTIGTYQLAKAMTTPVIVVIQSLAYGKTFPLRIKLTLVPITLGVFLNSYYDVKFSVLGMAFATLGVLVTSLYQVWVGAKQHELQVNSMQLLYYQAPMSSAMLLFIIPFFEPVFGEGGIFGPWTLSAVIMVLLSGIIAFMVNLSIYWIIGNTSPVTYNMFGHFKFCITLLGGCLLFKDPLSVNQGLGILCTLLGILAYTHFKLSEQESSKSKLVQRP; the protein is encoded by the exons ATGGGCTGGCTGCCGACGCAGGGCCggctggcggcggggctgcTGGTGAACCTGGCCGCCTCCATCTGCATCGTCTTCCTGAACAAGTGGCTGTACGTGCGGCTGGGCTTCCCCAACCTCAGCCTCACGCTGGTGCACTTCGCCATCACCTGGCTCGGTCTCTACCTGTGCCAGGCGCTCGGCGCCTTCTCCCCCAAGAGCCTACAGCCCGCCCAGGTGCTGCCGCTGGCCCTCAGCTTCTGCGGCTTCGTCGTCTTCACCAacctctccctgcagagcaaCACCATCGGTACCTACCAGCTGGCAAAGGCCATGACCACGCCGGTCATCGTGGTCATCCAGAGCCTGGCTTACGGCAAGACCTTCCCTCTCCGGATCAAGCTCACGCTG GTCCCCATCACGCTGGGCGTCTTCCTCAACTCCTACTACGACGTGAAGTTCAGCGTCCTCGGGATGGCGTTCGCCACGCTGGGTGTCCTGGTGACCTCCCTCTACCAAGTG tgGGTAGGAGCTAAGCAGCATGAGTTGCAGGTAAACTCTATGCAGTTGCTGTACTATCAGGCGCCGATGTCCTCAGCTATGTTGTTGTTCATCATACCCTTCTTTGAGCCAGTCTTTGGAGAAGGGGGAATATTTGGGCCCTGGACACTTTCTGCTGTG ATAATGGTACTGCTGTCTGGAATAATAGCCTTTATGGTAAACTTGTCCATTTACTGGATCATTGGAAATACATCACCTGTCAC GTATAACATGTTTGGACATTTCAAGTTCTGCATCACTCTCCTGGGAGGGTGCCTCTTATTTAAGGATCCACTGTCAGTTAATCAAGGCCTTGGGATTCTGTGCACATTGTTGGGCATTTTAGCTTACACCCACTTCAAGCTTAGTGAGCAGGAAAGCAGTAAAAGTAAATTGGTTCAGCGTCCATAA
- the MDM2 gene encoding E3 ubiquitin-protein ligase Mdm2 isoform X1 has product MCNTKMSSLTDASSVTASEQEALVKPKPLLLKLLKLAGAEKDTFTMKEVIFYLGQYIMSKQLYDEKQQHIVHCANDLLGDLFGVTSFSVKEHRRLYSMISRNLIAINQQDSGLADTPEDDDRFRLEEENVTESMQELEEKQTSSNVTSRPTTSTRRRTHSESEENSSDDLHSDRRKRHKSDSISLTFDESLSWCVVSGLCRERSNSSDSTDSLSIPDLDASSLSENSDWFDHSSVSDQFSVEFEVESIYSEDYSHNEEGQELTDEDDEVYQLTIYQDDDSDADSFDEDPEISLADYWKCPECSEMNPPLPRHCHRCWALREDWLPDEKSNKLEKSKLESSFPLESEEGFDVPDCKKVKMTEDKGRAVEESEDKAVQISESQESEDFSQPSTSSSMFCGSQEDYKEPEKREMQDKEENMECTLPITSIEPCVICQSRPKNGCIVHGKTGHLMSCFTCARKLKKRNKPCPVCRQPIQMIVLTYFS; this is encoded by the exons ATGTGCAATACCAAGATGTCCTCCCTCACGGATGCCTCCTCTGTCACCGCTTCGGAGCAAGAGGCGCTG GTTAAACCAAAGCCACTATTGTTGAAGTTGTTAAAGTTAGCTGGTGCAGAAAAGGACACTTTTACTATGAAGGAG GTAATATTCTATCTTGGACAATATATTATGTCTAAACAATTATATGATGAAAAACAGCAACATATTGTACACTGTGCAAATGATCTCCTGGGGGATTTATTTGGAGTAACAAGCTTTTCAGTAAAAGAACACAG GAGACTATATTCAATGATTTCCAGAAATCTGATAGCAATCAATCAACAAG aCTCTGGGCTTGCTGACACACCTGAAGATGATGACAGATTTCGGCTTGAAGAAGAGAATGTTacg GAATCCATGCAAGAGTTAGAAGAGAAGCAGACTTCATCAAATGTGACTTCCAGACCAACTACATCTACTAGAAGGAGAACACACAGTGAATCTG aagaaaattcttcagaTGATCTGCATAGTGACAGAAGAAAACGACACAAGTCAGACAGCATTTCGTTGACGTTTGATGAAAGTCTCTCATGGTGTGTAGTCAGTGGTCTGTGCCGTGAAAGAAGCAATAGCAGTGATTCAACAGATTCTCTTTCCATTCCT GATCTTGATGCCAGTTCATTAAGCGAAAACTCCGATTGGTTTGACCACAGTTCTGTTTCAGACCAGTTCAGTGTAGAGTTTGAAGTTGAGTCTATTTATTCAGAAGATTATAGCCATAATGAAGAAGGACAGGAGCTCacagatgaagatgatgag GTATATCAGTTGACTATTTACCAGGATGACGATAGTGATGCTGATTCGTTTGATGAAGATCCAGAGATTTCTCTAGCT GATTATTGGAAGTGTCCCGAATGTAGCGAAATGAATCCTCCACTTCCACGACATTGCCACAGATGCTGGGCCCTTCGTGAGGATTGGCTTCCAgatgaaaaaagtaataaacTGGAAAAGAGCAAATTGGAAAGTTCCTTCCCTCTAGAGTCTGAAGAAGGTTTTGATGTTCCTGACTgcaagaaagtgaaaatgacTGAAGATAAAGGACGAGCTGTGGAGGAGAGCGAGGATAAAGCAGTACAAATTTCAGAGTCCCAGGAAAGTGAAGATTTTTCCCAGCCATCAACATCGAGCAGCATGTTTTGCGGCAGTCAGGAGGACTATAAGGAACCTGAGAAGAGAGAGATGCAagacaaagaggaaaacatggAATGCACTCTGCCCATTACCAGCATAGAGCCCTGCGTCATATGTCAGAGCAGACCTAAAAATGGCTGCATAGTTCATGGCAAAACAGGACACCTCATGTCTTGTTTCACGTGCGCAAGAAAACTTAAGAAGAGGAACAAACCCTGCCCAGTATGCAGACAGCCCATACAAATGATTGTACTAACTTATTTTAGTTAG
- the MDM2 gene encoding E3 ubiquitin-protein ligase Mdm2 isoform X2: MCNTKMSSLTDASSVTASEQEALVKPKPLLLKLLKLAGAEKDTFTMKEVIFYLGQYIMSKQLYDEKQQHIVHCANDLLGDLFGVTSFSVKEHRRLYSMISRNLIAINQQDSGLADTPEDDDRFRLEEENVTESMQELEEKQTSSNVTSRPTTSTRRRTHSESENSSDDLHSDRRKRHKSDSISLTFDESLSWCVVSGLCRERSNSSDSTDSLSIPDLDASSLSENSDWFDHSSVSDQFSVEFEVESIYSEDYSHNEEGQELTDEDDEVYQLTIYQDDDSDADSFDEDPEISLADYWKCPECSEMNPPLPRHCHRCWALREDWLPDEKSNKLEKSKLESSFPLESEEGFDVPDCKKVKMTEDKGRAVEESEDKAVQISESQESEDFSQPSTSSSMFCGSQEDYKEPEKREMQDKEENMECTLPITSIEPCVICQSRPKNGCIVHGKTGHLMSCFTCARKLKKRNKPCPVCRQPIQMIVLTYFS, translated from the exons ATGTGCAATACCAAGATGTCCTCCCTCACGGATGCCTCCTCTGTCACCGCTTCGGAGCAAGAGGCGCTG GTTAAACCAAAGCCACTATTGTTGAAGTTGTTAAAGTTAGCTGGTGCAGAAAAGGACACTTTTACTATGAAGGAG GTAATATTCTATCTTGGACAATATATTATGTCTAAACAATTATATGATGAAAAACAGCAACATATTGTACACTGTGCAAATGATCTCCTGGGGGATTTATTTGGAGTAACAAGCTTTTCAGTAAAAGAACACAG GAGACTATATTCAATGATTTCCAGAAATCTGATAGCAATCAATCAACAAG aCTCTGGGCTTGCTGACACACCTGAAGATGATGACAGATTTCGGCTTGAAGAAGAGAATGTTacg GAATCCATGCAAGAGTTAGAAGAGAAGCAGACTTCATCAAATGTGACTTCCAGACCAACTACATCTACTAGAAGGAGAACACACAGTGAATCTG aaaattcttcagaTGATCTGCATAGTGACAGAAGAAAACGACACAAGTCAGACAGCATTTCGTTGACGTTTGATGAAAGTCTCTCATGGTGTGTAGTCAGTGGTCTGTGCCGTGAAAGAAGCAATAGCAGTGATTCAACAGATTCTCTTTCCATTCCT GATCTTGATGCCAGTTCATTAAGCGAAAACTCCGATTGGTTTGACCACAGTTCTGTTTCAGACCAGTTCAGTGTAGAGTTTGAAGTTGAGTCTATTTATTCAGAAGATTATAGCCATAATGAAGAAGGACAGGAGCTCacagatgaagatgatgag GTATATCAGTTGACTATTTACCAGGATGACGATAGTGATGCTGATTCGTTTGATGAAGATCCAGAGATTTCTCTAGCT GATTATTGGAAGTGTCCCGAATGTAGCGAAATGAATCCTCCACTTCCACGACATTGCCACAGATGCTGGGCCCTTCGTGAGGATTGGCTTCCAgatgaaaaaagtaataaacTGGAAAAGAGCAAATTGGAAAGTTCCTTCCCTCTAGAGTCTGAAGAAGGTTTTGATGTTCCTGACTgcaagaaagtgaaaatgacTGAAGATAAAGGACGAGCTGTGGAGGAGAGCGAGGATAAAGCAGTACAAATTTCAGAGTCCCAGGAAAGTGAAGATTTTTCCCAGCCATCAACATCGAGCAGCATGTTTTGCGGCAGTCAGGAGGACTATAAGGAACCTGAGAAGAGAGAGATGCAagacaaagaggaaaacatggAATGCACTCTGCCCATTACCAGCATAGAGCCCTGCGTCATATGTCAGAGCAGACCTAAAAATGGCTGCATAGTTCATGGCAAAACAGGACACCTCATGTCTTGTTTCACGTGCGCAAGAAAACTTAAGAAGAGGAACAAACCCTGCCCAGTATGCAGACAGCCCATACAAATGATTGTACTAACTTATTTTAGTTAG
- the MDM2 gene encoding E3 ubiquitin-protein ligase Mdm2 isoform X3: MKEVIFYLGQYIMSKQLYDEKQQHIVHCANDLLGDLFGVTSFSVKEHRRLYSMISRNLIAINQQDSGLADTPEDDDRFRLEEENVTESMQELEEKQTSSNVTSRPTTSTRRRTHSESEENSSDDLHSDRRKRHKSDSISLTFDESLSWCVVSGLCRERSNSSDSTDSLSIPDLDASSLSENSDWFDHSSVSDQFSVEFEVESIYSEDYSHNEEGQELTDEDDEVYQLTIYQDDDSDADSFDEDPEISLADYWKCPECSEMNPPLPRHCHRCWALREDWLPDEKSNKLEKSKLESSFPLESEEGFDVPDCKKVKMTEDKGRAVEESEDKAVQISESQESEDFSQPSTSSSMFCGSQEDYKEPEKREMQDKEENMECTLPITSIEPCVICQSRPKNGCIVHGKTGHLMSCFTCARKLKKRNKPCPVCRQPIQMIVLTYFS; the protein is encoded by the exons ATGAAGGAG GTAATATTCTATCTTGGACAATATATTATGTCTAAACAATTATATGATGAAAAACAGCAACATATTGTACACTGTGCAAATGATCTCCTGGGGGATTTATTTGGAGTAACAAGCTTTTCAGTAAAAGAACACAG GAGACTATATTCAATGATTTCCAGAAATCTGATAGCAATCAATCAACAAG aCTCTGGGCTTGCTGACACACCTGAAGATGATGACAGATTTCGGCTTGAAGAAGAGAATGTTacg GAATCCATGCAAGAGTTAGAAGAGAAGCAGACTTCATCAAATGTGACTTCCAGACCAACTACATCTACTAGAAGGAGAACACACAGTGAATCTG aagaaaattcttcagaTGATCTGCATAGTGACAGAAGAAAACGACACAAGTCAGACAGCATTTCGTTGACGTTTGATGAAAGTCTCTCATGGTGTGTAGTCAGTGGTCTGTGCCGTGAAAGAAGCAATAGCAGTGATTCAACAGATTCTCTTTCCATTCCT GATCTTGATGCCAGTTCATTAAGCGAAAACTCCGATTGGTTTGACCACAGTTCTGTTTCAGACCAGTTCAGTGTAGAGTTTGAAGTTGAGTCTATTTATTCAGAAGATTATAGCCATAATGAAGAAGGACAGGAGCTCacagatgaagatgatgag GTATATCAGTTGACTATTTACCAGGATGACGATAGTGATGCTGATTCGTTTGATGAAGATCCAGAGATTTCTCTAGCT GATTATTGGAAGTGTCCCGAATGTAGCGAAATGAATCCTCCACTTCCACGACATTGCCACAGATGCTGGGCCCTTCGTGAGGATTGGCTTCCAgatgaaaaaagtaataaacTGGAAAAGAGCAAATTGGAAAGTTCCTTCCCTCTAGAGTCTGAAGAAGGTTTTGATGTTCCTGACTgcaagaaagtgaaaatgacTGAAGATAAAGGACGAGCTGTGGAGGAGAGCGAGGATAAAGCAGTACAAATTTCAGAGTCCCAGGAAAGTGAAGATTTTTCCCAGCCATCAACATCGAGCAGCATGTTTTGCGGCAGTCAGGAGGACTATAAGGAACCTGAGAAGAGAGAGATGCAagacaaagaggaaaacatggAATGCACTCTGCCCATTACCAGCATAGAGCCCTGCGTCATATGTCAGAGCAGACCTAAAAATGGCTGCATAGTTCATGGCAAAACAGGACACCTCATGTCTTGTTTCACGTGCGCAAGAAAACTTAAGAAGAGGAACAAACCCTGCCCAGTATGCAGACAGCCCATACAAATGATTGTACTAACTTATTTTAGTTAG